The sequence AGGCATTGGCTGGGTATGGTATAGACAGAGTTAAATTGGTTCaaaaagctggaccaatgtaactatgtgaaaacataccatacctggaattcatctttaaagcggaggttcaccctaaaaacaagtatataccattcaatccagcatactgccgacatgtacagaatgctgttttttttccggtttacataccgtagtataggtattttccccccggcttccgggtagtgaatctcgcgggagtgggcgttcctattcagagactaagtggttgacgtatgacaaaagcttccccaccggcgcataatgcgcatcaccagtttccgaaagaagctgaactacAAGTCGTCTCTATACGTCGCTATACGGCGATTGCGCACCAACgtttggcttttttcggaaactgaTGACGCGCATTTTGCACCggtggggaagcttttgtcatacgtcaatcacttagtctctgaatagaaacgcccactcccgcgggattcactacccagaagccggggggaaaatacctatactacgatatgtaaaccgaaaaaaaaaacagcatactgtacatgtcggcagtatgctggattaaatggtatatacttgtttttagggtgaacctccgctttaagcacatgCACCCTCTCCAGTGGAAAAGCAGCCACTTATGTCCTACTCCATTTAACATCTTGGTTAATTTGAGATAGACAGTCCTGGTCTATGGACATTCAACGTCTTCATTTACTCAAGCATAACTGTCCTGGGAAAGAACTCTATGTGTTTGAGGATGCCTTTAACTGTCCCTCCGAGATTGATCACTTTTCAGAAGGTGGTTGACAGGTGGCTAGAAGGAGATATGTCGCTTCCTCATCGTCTGTTTTAACCATGAAAAATCTGCACCACCGCAGGCATTACAGGTGGTTGCAGTGCAGACCCAATAAATTTTGCTAAggcatgtgtacagccctgaACAGCTGCATGTTCTCTAAGCTGACAATTGGGGAAGGGAAGGGTTTTGGGGTGAGGGGGCGTTAAAACCATAGATTAACTGCCGGCTTTTActtccagcccctcccccccggACACTCGTGTGTCATAACTGATACTTTGTTTTTTAGCTAATGCTAGACTGTTAAATCACCTAATGGATTTTTCAGATTTCAGGGGATTCTGGTGACAAGATCTTTGCTCTTAAGGTTGCACACCTTCTAAGACTAGTTACCCTTCAACTATATGACTTTCTGAGTTGCTGACCTGGACTGGGCATGCAGACTAGAAAATCCCATTAAACCCAAgttcctgatctgcatacttttgTTGGATCAGTGGTCTAAAGTCTTTAAACCACTTTAAACCACTGGATTAGTATGATGAGTCATTAATACCAGCCTTCAAATTCTCTCCATAAGCCTTTTTTTGAAGGAACGCTATGCCGAGATAAATAAGAGGGGGCCATTGGTGACCACTATTACCTATGCTTTTTAGTAAATCCAGGCATTTGTTTTTTCTCAGGTTTTTGGAAGATGCTGTAGACAATCCTGGTGTCAGGAGCTCTGGTTCTCAAAGCGTCTTACCTGCCATGGCAGTCCCTCCAAAAACCTCCTATCTTTTTATACTGTATTTACTTATAATTAGTGATGTAACTGTAGTAAATGACTCCTTTACATAATTACCTGTTCATTAACATATATCTTTTTCCTTTTCAGTTACAAAAGTTTTGTAACAGCCAGAAGAGCCGTGGTTGCCATAACCGGATGCTGGGTCCTGTCCTTCATTGTTGGCTTGGTTCCCATGTTTGGATGGAACAATATAAGCAGCCTGAGAAAAGAACAGAACTCCACTTTTGGTGAAATAATTATAACCTGCGAATTTGAAACTGTGATCAGTATGGAATATATGGTCTACTTCAATTTCTTTGTCTGGGTACTTCCTCCCCTCATCCTGATGCTAATTATTTATTTGGAAGTATTCAACCTAATTCAGCGACAGCTTAacaagaaggtgtcttccagctCAAAGGACCCACACAAGTACTATGGAAAGGAACTGAAAATTGCCAAGTCATTAGCTCTGATCTTATTATTATTTGCTCTAAGCTGGCTACCACTACACACATTAAACTGCATTACACTGTTCTGCCAGACTTGCAGCACCCCTATGATCATAACTTACATTGCTATCTTTTTGACCCATGGGAACTCTGCTATGAACCCCATTGTCTATGCCTTCCGTATTGAAAAATTCAGATTTACGTTTTTGTACATCTGGAAGAAATATTTCTGCTGCAAAAGTGGAAGAGAACTTAACAGAGCAAACACAACGAACGTTGAGAGATCTTGTTCAAAACATGTCCTCTAAAGTACCCAGGTTTTGTACACTATAATACTCCAAAATAAGCAAATAACCACTGTCTGTTCAACTGTCCATTTTAACAATAAAGTGCTGTTAAATGATATGCAGAATTCAGCTTCAGCATATTCTGTTTGTTTATCTCTGCTGCAAACTTTGCATGTGTATATGGTGAATACAGACTTATCCAGGCTCTTACATAGGAGTGTAAACCCTAAATGTCGTTCAGTACTAACTTCTAATACACATAATAATACCGCCACCATGTGTTCACATTGAGCACACTctggtggaaaaacaaaggtggcaattttataaaaatgttgaaATTGAAATTATACAATCATACttgtttttagtgcattttgattATGAAAAGGGATCTTCACATTCAAATCGTTGTAAGCAAAAGGTGGGTGAGGAGAGTCCTCTGCAATCTTATAGCTCTTAATTTATAAAAGATTACACTGTTTCAAGGTGCacgcaaatgcttttttttttatggacaccaATAGTAAATTAATTTAGAACGTTGAAAAGAATAACAAAAAACCTTGTATTATCGCCACTTCAGTAtcctttttgcgtttttataAAACAACATAGACAAATTTAGCCTCCCAATCAAGTTCCTGAGGTGCTTCCTATCTATAAACGAAAAGCTTTAAATCCTACTATGTGGACACACATTAACCAAATAACTATAGAGTACAGCACTAGATCTCAACCACAGCACcgtggctagggttgccaccttttcttcaaacccaaacactttagcggcacacagcaatttttttttgtatagtataaccacttgccgaccgctgcacgccgatgtacgtcaacaacatggcacaggcaggcatatTGGCGTACCGGTACGAGTGTGGCCGCGGGTCCCGGGAGCACGATGTTGCAATTTCGTTtggcaagagcagaacaggggaatgcctttgtaaacaagacattcccctattctgtctagtgacactgtcactgatgaccgttccccgtgatcgcggctgaagcggttaatctatacatatattttgctattaaataacatttctaatcctatgaagttaataacaagagtcaccctttacatcagagtccacacagttccccttttacatctgaattaaAGGAAaaatctctgatgtaaggggtgctctaagAACCCTGAATTACCATAGTTatctcactcagaggcaggagagagaaggagggaaaaaaataaaaaaaaataaaaaaaattgttaaagataaaaaaaaaacatactgacacatgtgccgctgtcacatgagattaaaaaaaagtatcggtattcggtatcggcgagtacttgaaaaaaagtatccgtACTTGTACTCTgttttaaaaaagtggtatcgggacaaccctagtctggtggaaattcgatcgtgtgtacgaggctttacaggaagctcctgaacAGAGGCAAAGTTtaacactggattactgcacagatctggaaaaaatacacaaaccACACCAAGATTCAATGTGTATTAAAAATACACATGTCTCTTGTATTTAGATAACGTTTCCTGATCCTGAAATCCagctttaaagcgtttgttaccccaacatttcatattcttgaTATGTGGCCGCTCTACCATGAATTGAGAAAGtcttctgttctctttgtattgcttcctttgtgtgaaatctcgggtgttcctgctagtccctctgcttttctaATAAAAACTGGCCACacaaaagcctggtacacatgatcagattgttggccaaccgaatTGATTACCAccctaatcagccacagaacctgtgtaattaatacatatataaaaatcaaTATGTGGTGTTGCGCTCTAGTGAATGATGGCTCATTACCATAAATAAAGTGCTAAATTacaataaataaagtgctaaataccataaagaaagtGCTAAAATGCCATACATAAAGTGCTAAATACTATAAATGAAGTGCTAAATACCATAAATAAAGTGCTAAATACCATAAATAAAGTGCTATGTgcaattaatatgtgttcagttttaaagggttGAGGTGGCAACCCCAgcaccaccccagtgtaaaaAGACACACTGCAATGAATGGGATGGTTTTTAGGcacttagcagaggctatttctagcactaaagcacctgaaaaccgcctAGTTTGAAAGGAGTCTAAGCAAGACAGCACACCGTGGTCCgttttctagctgtgctgggaactcagtgtgctctcctccaatgatcagacttgtcctgacatgccccccgCTGCAAGGCCATTCAAtgagaagctcagtgtgctgccgcttctcctctcccccccccagctcttatgcagtttAGTTTAGAGGGAATGTAATCCCTTTACACTGGGCGCTGGAGGTGCGGTAGTGGTAAAGCGGCGCCATTTTTGGCGCtgatataccgtcgtatttaccgcgagaTTCGGCCGTTATCGGTGAGCTGttgacccccgctagcggccgaaaaagggttaatgccGCCAGCAAACCGCGGCTACAGCCCCGTTTTGCGGGCTGTATAGCCGCACTATCCCAttattttcaatgggaaggaatgGTAAAGGCGTGGTATATACACTCTgctcctttaccgctccaaagatgctgcttgcaggagatttttttaccTCCCgcccagcgcatcgcctcagtgtgaaagccctcaggctttcacattgagaatgcttgggcaggattatttcaggcgttatttttGCGCTATTTTTATACGCCTCAGAGTGAAAGGGGCCTCATAAAAAAGAGACAagggcatttataaaaaaaatgatatcgatGCAAaactgttttgcctttcatttatattttaaagtgaATGGGTTGTTTCACAAGGttgtcatttacaatcactttaagtacagAGCCCATTATAATTAACTTTGCTGAAGTCAGACCAGTACTAGATTAATGCTGATTGTTCACtatttaaataaatactttttcaataaGGGCCATGGTAAGATTCTGAAGGGTAATGACCAGCAACTGTACAATGCCCTAGGAGCAGGTGAGTGACGGGCAATATGTGAGATGGTCCTTATGCTGAATGTTTTCTTTTCTATTAGATCCCTGCTCTCTGCCTTCTGGAGCTGAGAAAAAGCCCTTTGATCTGTGTATTTAAGAAGGCTGTAGAGAAGAGCAGACAGCAGATAAATATGTACAACTTATATAGGAGaatactttagattgtaagctccttgagggtagggactgacgtgaatgtataatatatatgtaaagtgctgagtaaattgacggcgctatacaagtacctgaaataataataatgtgtttaaattctgtgtatcacctgaggctagccattacaaccacttgaacatttttttttcactttctgatTTTCAGTAGTCACTTGTGATGTAACCAGAGCCTCACAACTGCCCCCTGGGAAAACAACATCATCTGTGTCTTCCAGGGAGATCTCAGCTTGATCTAGCATGGCTTGTTAGTGAACAATAAGCTGTGTTCGATCAGGCCAAGACAATTATCAGTTTGATGGCACAGAACAAGaattataatttttaaaaatgGTTTCTCTGGTTATGGAGCCCAGGTGGGAAAGCGGTAATCTAAAAAAGAAAGATGTGTTTATTGGTTTCcctaaatgcatttattttatgtGTGCAGTTTATTAATGGACATCTCAGCCTTTTTCTCCATAAGGATAGCACTATTGTTGTTCAGGCATCAATCAGAGTCAGCAACTACTATCTGGATTGAGATACCAGCTGGAAGATTACAAAATCATGTAAACCATGCTGCCTTTGCAGTTACTGGCTGCAAACTCTCATCTTTTCACTTGTTTAAAAGCAGAAAAGTTACAATCTAATTACTAGAGCAGAGGGGACTTAGGCAATGTCttatcctgcctgcagcagactgatgacataagCAATGTCAACAAGGTGGTGCCCAAACACTGTTTTTTGATAATAAATGTTGCagcttttttgtaaaattatacaattgctgtatattgtgacatgaCAGGAATGTATTTATGCAgtataaaatgttaaattaaaaatCGAATGCTCCTCTTATATCCACAGAGTCCACAAAATATACAGTTACCTCTTCATAGGCAAGTCTATCTGCTATAGATGCAACATATCAGAGAATTCCAGACCCTCATGCCAAAATATTTATGTTCTACACCAACATGCACCACTGGCTAAAAACCTTCTACTGGTTGGCCAGTGGGAACATAAATATTCTGAATCCAGCGTTACTGTGGCCATAGATGTgtggctgaagtgattaaaaatgattgccttgtaaaacaactcattcagtttaaaatagaaatgaaaggcaaaacgagtgtataaatatgaaaaacattataaatcccccctcccccgacggcactataaaggggaagttccattcagatggcgccacccttggggctgcttttgctgatccttgtgttagtaaacgtttggtgagagactgttcgcgcttttcagtcttcgtgctctTCAGTCCGttgcagcatgacgaatgtgctatctccattccgaatgctagttttaccagaacgagcgctcaagtctcatacttgattctaagcatgcgcatttttttccccttggaaaagcatacacacgagtggttttcgcgacgagaaagaGACTGACGGTAAACCTGACAGGAAAAAATAGAGCTGATAGTCGTACAACAGtagtgtcgtaccagtgtgagccTGGCCTTAGACCTTTGTCATGTGGCCTGCTGAGCGCCACACTGCCTCTTTTTCAAAATTCTCCCAaccaaggcctcgtacacacgataggttaaacagaggacaacggtctgatggaccgttttcatcggtcaaaaccgatcgtgtgtgggccccataggttatttaaccatcggttaaaaaaaagccaacttgatttaaatttaacctatggattcctaaccgataggtcgaaaccgatcgttagtaggcacaaccatcggttaaaaatccacgcatgctcagaatcaagtcgacgcatgcttggaagcattgaacttcgtttttttcagcacgtcgttgtgttttacgtcaccgcgttctgacacgatcggttttttaaccgatggtgtgtaggcgcgacggaccatcagtcagcttcatcggttaaccaatgacaacggtcaCTCAGacggttctcatcggatggactgatcgtgtgtacgaggctttagccctGCTCTTCCCATGCATGTGTTAATTTCTATGAAAAGACGATTCACCACCAGGACAAAACTGGATCGCTTTTCAATAGGAATTAAAAGAGATTTTGAAGATAAGGTTGAGTAGTGCCCAGCGAGACAAATAGTAATGACCTTGGCAGAGCAGGGATGCATTGCACTGTGCTGCCTAGGTGCATTTGCATGTCATTACAAATGGATGACACTGCAAgagcccagactgacaatgctgctgtacaAAGATGTCTTTgtttctccttcatccagagtataGGCACCCTTATGCAGGAGATGTgttattggccagatcaccaggtgaaagtaGATGGGATAAAAGcatacaaaacaaagaaaatgaATGCGGCCACCACATCTAAGTATTGGTatcctgcaatatattatatttttggttttgtatttaaccacttcccgaccgccgcatgtaaatgtacgtccacagaatggcacgtacaggcacaagggtgtacatgtacgtccttgccttctatcgggtggggggtccgatcgggaccccccccccgctacatgcggcggtcggattcccgcggggagcaatccaggacgacggcgcggctattcgtttatagccgccccgtcgcgatcgctccctggagctgaagaacggggagagccgtatgtaaacacggcttccccgtgcttcactatggcgctgcatcgatcgagtgatcccttatgtagggagactcgatcgatgacatcagtcctacagccacacccccctacagttgtaaacacacactaagtgaacactaactcctacagctccccctgtggttaactcccaaactgcaactgtcattttcacaataaacaatgcaatttaaatgcattttttgctgtgaaaatgacaatggtcccaaaaatgtgtcaaaattggccgaagtgtccgccataatgtcgcagtcatgaaaaaaatcgctgatcgccgccattagtagtaaaaaaatttttttttataaaaatgcaataaaactatcccctattttgtaaacgctataaattttgcgcaaaccaattgctattgcaatttttttttaccaaaaataggtagaagaatacgtatcgacctaaactgaggaaaaaaaacatttttatatatgtttttgggggatatttattatagcaaaaagtaaaaaatattgaatttttttcaaaattgtcgctctatttttgtttatagtgcaaaaaataaaaacctcagaggtgatcaaataccaccaaaagaaagctatttgtggggaaaaaaggacgccaattttgtttgggagccacatcacacgaccgcgcagttgtctgttaaagcgacgcagtgccgaatcgcaaaacctggcctgggcattaagctgcctaaaggtccggggcttaagtggttaataccgctTAAAGAGCTTCAGGAAAATTGCTTGAAGCTTGTTAAATGATTATCAAGTTTTGGTTAAACATGAAGCACTTTATTTAAGCATTCACAACCTAAGATTAAACAATGCCAATGGGTATGAGGTCTATATCTCCTCTTCCTGCTGACAACTAACAGACTCTTCTGTACCCCTGTGTGAAAACTGAATCACAGATCAATGCATAATTTCTGCACTATCTGGATGCTAAATGTGTTTGATCTACAGACTGTTTCAGGAGTTCAGACGTTATTTTGATCGTATTGATGGCTATAAGTGGCTATGCCATCACAGAGGCTATAATCTTTACAGAGAGGGACATGCTGGTCCACTGGCCACACAATATGAGAACTTGTGCCCAATTATCTTATTATACCTAATGATTTAGGCTGCATCTGTCCATACACTCTTTGTGCTCGGCTGGCATTTCATATGGCATCTACTTACATAAGCATAGTAGCAGCTGTGTTTGCACACATAAACAGGCTGGGCATTCTGGCATGACTATTGCCAGTGCCTGCAATAAGCACTCCAGAAATGCTAACTATGTGAAATGTGCAAATTTGTAGAATGAAACTGAAATGCTGTAGTGTACATGATGAAATTACATTGTTAAATCATCTGTAATGCTATCACATATAAAATATTACCTGCTTTACCTATTACAAAAGCCCAGTATATTAAAATGGCTTTCTATTTATCCTTATAGCATTGTGCATTTTATATAACCATATATTTTTCAGTCTTTtatttaggttttatttttattttttttacaagaagaGGGAGCATTCAGGGCAAAAAAACATGATATCATACAGTAcacaaaagatgaaaaaaaaaatgttgaccagGCCATTGATATCCATATTGCAGTTACATGGCTTTCGATAAAGACCTGGTGTGAATAAAGGTTTATTTTGCAagtaattatttattattgtgtttttcttgTAGGATGCAAAGGGTCAGAAGGGCAGCAGAAGAAAGGGCCTTGGGGAATAAGAATGCAAGGGGAGGGGTGAGGGAGTTGTAGGTGGGCATGGATAGTTCAGGTAGGGAAGAATaaaggtgtgtgggggggggggtatgggttgGGAGGCTTTCCAGAATTTTTCTTACTTAGCTCAGGGCAAACTTTGGAGATGTGCTAGGTGCTTCCATTAAACACAATCACCCAGGATGCACATCTACATGTCAGTATATAAAAAGTGAGAGCTACAAATTATTTGTATGGTAGGGGCACAGGAGTGTCCAATGTAGTTCCCCAGTTTGGCATTGAAGTGAGTAGGCAGTGTAGTATACTAAATAGCTGCTAGATTCCCTTAGGGTAATAGTGGGGTGCACCCTACATAGTGAGGTAATGCCAGCTCTGCCAATGTGAGTGTGGGACACCTTGGAGAATAGAGTCCTGCTATGAAATAAATTCTGGTGGGAGTCAGTCTAAAGTCACCATGGAAGGTGTATGGGGACCAAGCTACAGCAAGGATGTAGGCTGTAAGGCACTATCACTTGGAACTTTGCCTTGGAAGTAGGGGAGGAAGGGTGCAGGACTTTTGTGACTACTCATGGGATGCAGGGCTTTACTACTCAAATATCCACAGGTACAAGCTCTTCAACTTGAATCTTCACTTGTTCTTGCTCTCTATCTATTGTTGGCAAGTAATGTGCCAAGTTTGTAAATCAACAGAGTTCAGTAAACAGTGTAAAGACTTTCATTGTTTGGACACTTCCTTCTCTAACCTCAACATGTGGATGTCCTTTGAAAACAGATGGTGCAGGCCTGATGCAGGTATGTGACAGACTGCTTCGTATGAGCTGGAATGGGCAATCTGGGAATCTCCAAGGGTTTGCTTGTGTAATGAGAGAACTGCAAAGAGGATCCTGCATTGATAGTGCCAAGATAGGTCTAGGGGACCATCATTGATCCAGCAAGGAATGGATTGAGGAATGCATATTTTCCCTCACCACTTGGTTAGCTGTACACATGGAGGACATGCAGCCTACCACATGGCTTCTATTATACAATGCACTTACAAACAGGGACATCCTACCTTTTGTTTCACAAATAATTATGGTTTTCAAAATAGGTATGATGCAACAAACAAAAATTCAAGTACAGGAGATGGGGTAGATGTCTCCGTGCTTACAAGTAACAGTATAGTGTTATGAACATTCAATGTAAATAGCATAGAGTACAACAGGACAATAAGGAAATTATAGAAAATATAGTGGCACTGGTAAAACTTGTTCACCATCAAAGGGCACACAACAATATAGATAGGCAGAGCTGAAGACATCCTACCTTTAGGTTATCTTCAAAGGTTGGAGATTGGTTAAGGTTGGTTCCTTGAATGTCCCACAGCTGCATTGTAATTATTTGTATTATACCCCATATGTGGATATTTTAAGCTTTCCTGGcatactgaggcctcgtacacacgaccgaggtacttgtcggaaaagacacatctttttcctcgacgagttccttgttaggcttgtcgaggaactcgacaagcttgctttgcgtacacacggtcaagacaaaatctcctcgttctcaaacgtggtgacgtacaacacacacaatggcaggggaaattcaattccactggcacaacccttggggctgcttttgctaaattcatgttactgcgtgttaagtaaaagtttggtaagagacgatttgcacttttcagtctgttacagcgtgaaaaatgtgttatctccattacaaatgctacttttactcccgtctcatactttattctgagcatgcgcgggtttcttagcttACAcatgctcgagtttctcgtcgaaaaccagcccgacgaggaacacgacgaggaaattgagactcccgtcgaggaaaaagagaacttgttctcttttttcctcgtcgagttcctcgacagtttcctcgataaaaaaaaacgtacacacgaccattttcctcagcaaaaaagctctgccaccaagtttcttgatggattctgtcgagtttctcggtcgtttgtacgaggcctgagagatttAAACTCTGTATTGTTGGTTTTTCCCTTAGCAGACTCCAGAAGATGATTTCAGTATGCTGCATTTGAAGCAACTGCCAACCATTAGTCTCAGTAGTCTCAATCTatcagtagtaaaaaataaaaaaaaatgtcccaatgTAGTCATAGCCTTAAAATGTAACTGTACTTTTagtgcaattattattattttttaatcccCAAGCCGCCCCCTGATCCCCCCCAGGATGACCACGGCTGTGTGGCCTCCTCGACACTGGATAGCCACTTGTCAAAATCTGACCAGTCCATTGCAGAGCACATACAACCTTGCTGGATCATGGATAGATGCGTAGGATTGGGcagggggaataaaaaaaataataatataggacTATTTAGACCGTACTGTAGTAAAAATATAGAAAGAGACATAACAGCTCTATCCAACAATGATCCATAGAAAtccttgtggtaaaaaaaagttctCTCTATATTGTTAAGTGTGTACATGGGTAATGTCAGGGCACTGCCTGAATTGAACATTTTACCACACTGATTTTACTGAATAGTAAGAAAGTTCATTTTATTATCCAGGTCTAGTTTTAGCAAAAAGTTCAGTTTCTCGGAACAAAGCCACTTGTATATCTGTTAATTAAAGCACTTGTGGAACTGATTTATCTCTGTTTTTCTAGAGACCTGCTTTAATTGTGTCTCTGAGTTTTTCATTTCCGCTGTGACATCTGGGGAGGATGATATTTTGTAAGATAGGTCTTACAAACCTAATAAAATCCTGAGCCTCCTCTGTTACTTTCCAGAAAGAAAGACTGAGTAATTAATTTTGAGTTGATAAGTCATTCAACTGACAAGAAGATTAGTGTTATAGTTAATATTCTTCACATATGACTTTGTAATATAAGAAATTTCAAATGTGACAAGGTAAGTGAATACagcactgtgatggagcataggCATTCAACCAGAAAACTATAGTTTATAACATGGGCCACTAGACAATTTAAATGTGACAAGATTTCTACATGCACAACATAAGTGTGCACAGCACTTGACTTGAGTTAAGGTATCCAAGGTGGAAACTGCAGAAAAGTGTATACCATAACAACTGACAAAGTATGTTTTGTAGCCCATGCtcccagactttttttt comes from Rana temporaria chromosome 2, aRanTem1.1, whole genome shotgun sequence and encodes:
- the ADORA1 gene encoding adenosine receptor A1 translates to MGTSVSLAVYIVIEVLIALVSVLGNILVIWAVIVNQALRDTTFFFIVSLAVADIAVGALVIPLAIIISIGLETEFYSCLMVACIMLILTQSSILALLAIAVDRYLRVKIPTSYKSFVTARRAVVAITGCWVLSFIVGLVPMFGWNNISSLRKEQNSTFGEIIITCEFETVISMEYMVYFNFFVWVLPPLILMLIIYLEVFNLIQRQLNKKVSSSSKDPHKYYGKELKIAKSLALILLLFALSWLPLHTLNCITLFCQTCSTPMIITYIAIFLTHGNSAMNPIVYAFRIEKFRFTFLYIWKKYFCCKSGRELNRANTTNVERSCSKHVL